Proteins encoded together in one Lathyrus oleraceus cultivar Zhongwan6 chromosome 5, CAAS_Psat_ZW6_1.0, whole genome shotgun sequence window:
- the LOC127084545 gene encoding uncharacterized protein LOC127084545 isoform X3: MASFLTDLAKPYVEKLINGVIAESSYICCFMCIAKDFEEEKARLEVERTTFKQRIEVATRRGEDVQANALSWVEEADKLIQEDTKTKQKCFFEFCPHCIWRYRRGKVLANRKDHIKELMEVGKELTIGLPARLPDVERYSSQHYMHFKSRESKYIELLDELKDDNNYMIGLQGMGGTGKTTLIKEVGKTLKQSKQFTQIIDTAVSFSPNIKKIQDDIAGPLGLKFDDCNESDRPKKLWSRLTNGEKILLILDDVWGDIDFNEIGIPYSDNHKGCRIVVTTRSLLVCKKLGCNKTIQLDLLSEEDAWILFKRHASLSETSTEFFLDKGRKIANECKRLPIAIVVIASSLKGEQHRNEWDVALKSFQKPMSIHGVDDELVKIYNCLKFSYDNMRNEKAKSLFLLCSVFREDEEVLTERLARLAIGGGLFGEDYGSYQDARSQVVISKNKLLDSCLLLEADQGIVKMHDLVRDAAQWIANKEIQTVQVYDKNQKAMVEREKNIKYLLCEGKPKDVFSCKLDGSKLEILIVILCREEGDKLSNIKVPDSFFENNTGLRVFVCDFFFLNLSLPQSIQSLQNIRSLIFRSGMLGDISILGNLPSLETLDLSGCRINELPSGITKLDKFRLLKLEHCSISWNNPFEVIERCSLLQELYFVGSFNHCCREITLPTLQMFCVADGSGIDYSSSSKCVSIDYENEFFLSETTLKYCMQEAEVLKLGRIEGVWRNIIPEIVPLDHGMNDLVVLGLSCISQLQCLIETKHTSSQVSHVFSKLVKLHLEKMENLEELCIGPLSFDTFKSLEDLSIGNCKHLRSLFKCNLSLRNLKKVSLNSCPMLISLFELSTARSLVLLEILEIIDCEGLEYIILDERKGEGSRREIIDDDSKSLDPMFLKLKALEIRKCPNFKVILPFVSAHDLPALESITMRSCDKLKYIFGQDVKLGSLKYINLDDVPNLIDIFPESNHTTSLSNKKSSSISRSASKPATQSDYIKCNIFSWIDMYYCGNKLRSTKSTKIPLVHVNQPQNNLMESNSYCLSINIWERAQCISRQSKILCNVKEIQLTELRKIKSIFVLSIAPRMLLETLIIKGCDELKHIIIDTEDHDNADDNNLDNVFPKLKVLSIIDCIRLEYIFGHYNDDHQNDIEVHLHLPALECLYLSNLQNLAAMCPKQYHTTFPPLKDLVLDKCLQVADMKPIGDFISHHLVSRSVDGTITKKLSGNMEYLLALERLGLCMSKVESIFCVNEVNEQQINLVLRKIMLDELYVVTCLFVGPKDSFVLQNLITIQIMRCEKLQVIFSDSILRCLPQLHDIMIIECDELKHIIEDDLENKKMSNSSSSRTCFPKLNVLVVIKCNKLKCVFSTSVSNELPELKCLIIREADELEEIFKTEGEENQKAKILNLKFVAFVNLPSLFQTQGIQFQTVESRFVMDCQKLSLTSTSRLAYFWEIIGSDSLMDMDEGALRNLLIILQKIQEESRGHNTKDFIAGIEVEAASSHELTSSEWEGSTSEIDVAATLQPISEKKNEPTLQLVAPKQKQGNAINVEEGNTSYNVKTITSSTNLELEHGDEQIAMTSFSMASKETNDQVSWNDEAFKNVSSNIEEQLPKKDDIIVSKSKPSSIASKFPSIPSKGNSSKIVEDLSYSLLITKELEQLVSKKHLASENLSLLTDFLVLHPSLHLKDTSLSNRYKGCAYSLLAQLLKFLQTHSAVDAMGSYRTEFVELLQDAHSFGFDKDWLNGVERRGLFPDIQVLDSKQQVTKEFEMLRFKIDNLSQYVEDLKHQLTSSETVLESIIQKEADLSAPIGY; this comes from the exons ATGGCGAGTTTCTTGACTGATTTGGCGAAGCCATATGTGGAGAAATTGATAAATGGCGTGATTGCAGAATCGAGTTATATATGTTGCTTCATGTGCATTGCTAAGGATTTTGAAGAAGAAAAAGCTAGGTTGGAAGTAGAAAGGACAACTTTCAAGCAACGCATTGAAGTGGCAACCCGAAGAGGGGAAGATGTTCAAGCTAATGCTCTTTCTTGGGTAGAAGAAGCTGATAAGCTCATTCAAGAAGAcaccaaaacaaaacaaaaatgtTTTTTTGAATTTTGTCCTCATTGCATATGGAGATATAGAAGAGGAAAAGTACTGGCAAATAGGAAGGATCATATTAAAGAATTAATGGAAGTTGGAAAGGAACTTACAATTGGACTCCCAGCTCGTCTTCCAGATGTTGAACGCTATTCATCCCAACACTATATGCATTTTAAAAGTAGAGAATCCAAATACATTGAGCTTTTGGATGAACTCAAAGATGACAACAATTATATGATTGGGTTGCAAGGGATGGGGGGCACAGGAAAAACTACATTGATCAAGGAAGTGGGTAAGACACTTAAGCAATCAAAGCAATTTACTCAAATCATCGATACCGCGGTGTCATTTTCTCCTAATATTAAAAAGATTCAAGATGATATTGCTGGACCCTTGGGATTGAAATTTGATGACTGTAATGAATCCGATCGACCCAAAAAACTATGGAGCAGACTAACCAATGGTGAGAAGATTCTTCTAATATTGGACGATGTGTGGGGCGATATTGATTTTAATGAAATTGGAATTCCATATAGTGACAATCACAAAGGTTGTAGGATTGTTGTAACCACGCGCAGTCTGTTGGTGTGCAAAAAATTAGGATGCAATAAGACAATCCAACTAGATCTCTTATCTGAAGAAGATGCGTGGATCTTGTTCAAAAGGCATGCTAGTCTAAGTGAAACTTCAACTGAATTTTTTCTTGACAAGGGACGTAAGATTGCAAATGAATGCAAAAGGTTACCTATTGCAATTGTTGTTATTGCTAGTAGTTTGAAGGGCGAACAACATCGGAATGAATGGGATGTGGCCTTAAAATCATTTCAAAAACCTATGTCCATACATggtgttgatgatgaacttgTTAAAATTTATAACTGTTTGAAGTTTAGCTATGATAATATGAGGAATGAAAAGGCAAAGAGTTTATTCCTTTTGTGTTCTGTGTTTCGAGAAGATGAAGAGGTTCTTACTGAAAGGTTAGCCAGACTTGCCATCGGAGGAGGCCTTTTTGGGGAAGATTATGGAAGCTACCAAGATGCTCGAAGTCAAGTAGTTATATCCAAAAATAAACTCCTAGATTCTTGTTTATTGTTGGAAGCCGATCAAGGGATAGTGAAAATGCATGACTTGGTTCGTGATGCTGCCCAATGGATAGCGAACAAAGAGATTCAAACAGTACAAGTGTATGACAAAAATCAAAAGGCAATGGTTGAAAGGgagaaaaatataaaatatttgtTATGTGAAGGCAAGCCAAAGGACGTGTTTTCCTGTAAGCTTGATGGTTCCAAGCTTGAGATTCTAATTGTCATTTTATGTAGGGAAGAAGGTGACAAGCTTTCAAATATCAAAGTACCAGATTCCTTTTTTGAAAATAATACTGGACTTCGAGTTTTTgtttgtgattttttttttttaaaccTATCATTACCTCAATCAATACAATCGTTGCAGAATATTCGATCTCTTATCTTTAGATCTGGTATGTTGGGTGACATTTCTATCTTGGGAAATCTGCCAAGCCTTGAGACACTTGATTTGAGTGGTTGTCGTATTAATGAATTGCCGAGCGGAATTACGAAATTAGATAAGTTCAGATTGTTGAAATTGGAACATTGTTCAATTTCTTGGAATAATCCGTTTGAAGTGATTGAAAGATGCTCATTACTTCAAGAGTTGTATTTTGTAGGGAGTTTTAATCATTGTTGTCGAGAAATAACTTTACCTACATTGCAGATGTTTTGTGTAGCCGACGGCTCTGGAATTGAttattcatcatcatcaaagtGTGTGTCTATTGACTACGAAAATGAGTTTTTCCTATCTGAAACAACACTCAAGTATTGTATGCAAGAAGCAGAGGTTCTCAAACTAGGTAGAATCGAGGGGGTTTGGAGAAATATCATACCTGAGATTGTTCCTTTGGACCATGGTATGAATGATCTAGTTGTGCTTGGTTTAAGTTGCATTTCACAACTACAGTGCCTCATTGAAACTAAGCATACTTCTTCTCAAGTATCACATGTATTCTCTAAGTTGGTTAAACTACATCTGGAGAAAATGGAAAATCTAGAAGAGTTGTGCATAGGTCCTCTTTCCTTTGACACTTTTAAGAGTTTAGAGGACCTATCTATCGGGAATTGCAAACACTTGCGAAGTTTATTTAAGTGCAACCTTAGCCTACGCAATCTAAAGAAAGTTTCATTGAATAGTTGTCCGATGTTGATCTCCTTATTCGAACTTTCAACTGCCCGTAGCCTAGTGTTGTTGGAGATATTGGAAATAATTGACTGTGAGGGTCTTGAATATATAATACTAGATGAAAGAAAAGGAGAGGGATCAAGAAGAGAAATAATTGATGATGATAGCAAGAGTCTGGACCCAATGTTTTTGAAACTAAAAGCTCTTGAAATTAGGAAGTGTCCAAACTTTAAAGTAATACTTCCGTTTGTCTCTGCTCATGATCTTCCGGCACTAGAATCCATCACAATGAGAAGTTGTGATAAGCTGAAATACATATTTGGGCAAGATGTCAAACTTGGTTCCCTAAAATATATAAATCTTGATGATGTACCCAATTTAATTGATATTTTTCCAGAAAGTAATCATACGACATCTTTGTCCAATAAGAAGTCATCTTCTATTTCTAGATCCGCTTCCAAGCCAGCAACACAGTCGGACTATATCAAATGCAACATCTTTTCATGGATTGATATGTATTATTGTGGAAACAAATTGAGGAGTACCAAAAGTACTAAAATTCCATTGGTTCATGTGAATCaaccacaaaacaacttaatG GAATCAAATTCATATTGCCTTAGCATAAACATATGGGAGCGTGCTCAATGTATTTCAAGACAATCAAAGATCCTATGCAATGTTAAAGAGATTCAGTTGACTGAGTTGAGGAAGATAAAATCAATATTTGTCCTATCTATTGCTCCAAGAATGTTGTTGGAAACTTTGATAATTAAAGGTTGTGATGAATTGAAACACATAATAATAGACACCGAAGATCACGACAATGCTGATGACAATAATTTGGACAATGTCTTCCCAAAGTTGAAAGTGCTTTCCATTATAGATTGCATCCGATTGGAATATATATTCGGACATTACAATGATGATCATCAAAACGACATTGAGGTTCATCTTCATCTTCCAGCATTGGAGTGTCTCTATCTTTCCAATCTGCAAAATTTGGCTGCCATGTGTCCTAAACAATATCACACAACATTTCCACCTTTGAAAGATCTTGTACTCGATAAATGCTTACAGGTTGCTGATATGAAACCTATTGGTGATTTCATATCTCATCATTTGGTTTCAAGATCTGTCGATGGTACCATCACAAAG AAATTGAGTGGGAACATGGAGTATTTGCTTGCTTTGGAAAGACTCGGGTTATGTATGTCCAAAGTAGAAAGTATATTTTGTGTCAATGAAGTAAATGAACAACAAATAAACTTAGTGTTGCGAAAGATTATGCTGGACGAATTATATGTGGTGACTTGTCTTTTTGTTGGTCCCAAAGATTCTTTTGTCCTCCAAAACCTAATAACGATACAAATTATGCGATGTGAAAAGTTACAAGTCATTTTCTCCGATTCTATTTTAAGATGTCTACCACAATTGCATGATATAATGATAATAGAGTGTGATGAGTTGAAGCATATCATTGAAGATGATTTAGAGAATAAGAAAATGTCAAATTCCTCATCCTCAAGGACATGCTTCCCAAAGCTAAATGTGCTTGTTGTAATAAAGTGCAACAAGTTGAAATGTGTGTTTTCGACCTCCGTAAGTAACGAGCTTCCGGAGCTAAAGTGTCTGATCATAAGAGAAGCAGATGAACTAGAGGAAATATTTAAAACTGAAGGGGAGGAAAATCAGAAAGCCAAGATTCTAAATTTGAAATTTGTAGCATTTGTGAACCTACCAAGCCTCTTccaaacacagggaattcaatTTCAAACCGTAGAATCTCGTTTTGTAATGGATTGTCAAAAACTCTCTCTCACTTCAACATCAAGACTCGCCTATTTCTGGGAAATAATTGGTTCCGATTCACTCATGG ATATGGATGAAGGAGCGTTAAGAAATTTGTTGATTATACTTCAAAAAATACAAGAAGAATCCCGTGGCCACAATACTAAAGATTTTATCGCTGGAATTGAAGTTGAAGCAGCGTCAAGTCACGAGTTGACATCTTCAGAG TGGGAGGGCTCTACGTCCGAAATAGATGTAGCAGCAACTTTGCAACCCATTTCAGAAAAAAAGAATGAGCCAACTTTACAGTTAGTTGCTCCTAAACAAAAG CAGGGTAATGCGATAAACGTTGAAGAAGGAAATACATCTTATAATGTCAAGACAATAACATCATCAACCAATTTAGAATTA GAACATGGTGATGAACAAATAGCCATGACTTCTTTTTCCATGGCCTCTAAAGAAACCAATGATCAAG TTTCTTGGAATGACGAGGCTTTCAAGAATGTAAGCTCAAATATTGAGGAACAGTTACCTAAGAAAGATGATATAATAGTTTCAAAATCAAAACCCTCTTCAATTGCATCCAAGTTTCCTTCAATACCTTCTAAAG GGAACTCATCTAAAATAGTAGAAGATTTAAGTTATTCTTTGCTTATCACAAAGGAGCTTGAGCAACTAGTCTCCAAGAAGCATTTGGCTTCAGAGAACTTGTCTCTGTTAACTGATTTCCTTGTTTTGCACCCTTCCCTTCACTTAAAGGACACTTCACTGAGTAATAGATACAAGGGTTGTGCCTACAGTTTATTAGCTCAGCTATTGAAGTTTCTCCAAACTCATAGTGCTGTTGATGCAATGGGCTCATACCGCACCGAATTCGTGGAGCTATTACAAGATGCACATAGCTTTGGTTTTGATAAGGATTGGTTGAATGGTGTTGAAAGACGTGGTTTGTTTCCTGATATACAAGTGTTGGATTCTAAGCAACAGGTTACCAAAGAATTTGAAATGTTGCGTTTCAAGATAgacaatttaagtcaatatgtGGAAGATCTTAAGCATCAATTGACATCTTCTGAAACTGTTTTGGAGAGCATCATTCAGAAGGAGGCAGATTTAAGCGCCCCTATTGGCTATTAG